The Crassostrea angulata isolate pt1a10 chromosome 1, ASM2561291v2, whole genome shotgun sequence nucleotide sequence TTACATTATTgaagaaatatctttaaaatctaAGTACCCAGTTCAAGTGATACATTAATGAGAATGCATGGTATGATGGATGATCAAGTTTACAGTATGATACAGAGTTTGCTCCCTTCGTCACAGTTGTGTACAGAGGGCACTGTGACTCTTGTTATGGAGGTCACTTGATTGGCAGGCAAGGTAGGAACAGTGGGCGGGGCTTCAATATGAGGCCTGGCAGGAGGGTCTTTCAACATCCATAAGTCCTTACTTACTTTTCCTCCATTTTCATTACTGTAAGAATACTGCATacattaaaagtacatgtacagtgctCATGCATGTAAAGCTATGAAACTCCCTAATTACTAGTAACTGTTTCAGTGAAAATTGGCTCAATTTAAGTAATACCGGTAGATTGTACATGTTGAAATTTACAAGTTTTTACCTTGATTTAGACAAAGAGTCAATATGGATGATTTTGTTGTCATCCATTTGGCATTTTGAGTCAGTGGTTTTAAGAATTGGGTCGGCGTTGACACTGTAGACTTGGTTGCTGCTGATGGCTCCCTCGTGGACAGAGATCACTGTGATGGTCCTCTCAGATGGGGACTGCAGCCGATTCTGTCTCACCTGGAAATCAACACCAACAACAGTTAAAAACTTTTGTAGTGGAggagaataaaaatatatatcttaataCCAACAATGACATGTAATTTCTCCAACAGCACTTGGAATATCTATTAAATCTGTGAAAGTTCATGTCGGtgatttacaataattttggAGTTTCTCCGGTGACTTACCATAACTTGTGGGTTCCTCTCTAGCTGCAGGGCACTTCTCTGATTGCCCACAATATCATTCTCTTCTACTGTGACCTGGTTCTTTACAAACAACCCATGATCCCTGTTGTCAAAGATTCCATTACCCTCCACAATCACCTAGAGATccaagaaaaatattattagtTATTGTCAAGAAAAAGATCAAAGGAAGacatatgtacatttgtacatgtatactgggCATCAATTAAAAAGTTTAGCAATTTTAAAGCAGTTAACAGGATTTTTTATTACCAGTTTTGTTGGAAATTATGTGTGTATGACCTACACACAAgcaattatcaatttaaaattatcttcatAATAAGAAGGTATTCATTAATTTCGAAGTAAGCATTATTATAAAATCTTAACGAGATATAACATATAACATAAACATAACAAACCTCAACAATTTCGTGACTGATTtgtgaatgatttttaaatatccGTTGAAAATTTTCCCAGAATTACCTCCCCTACATCGGATGTAATCAGTCCATTTCCTGCATTACATGTAACACTGTTGTCCTTTACCAGTACAGGAAACTCCTGGTCAATATGGATGCCATCACCACGGTTACCATGGACAGCATTACATTTGACCTCCACTTCATCACCAAACATTAGAAATATTCCTCGGCCTACAAACATATGCCAAAAGTCATTTCAGATTAGGGATATCtttgatatacaatgtatatgcatatattcCAAATCAATAGAGGTAAATGACCAGATGTACATTGATCATTCTCTTTTAAGTATTCACCAATTCCTCAGAATCTGTATTCAAAAGCCTTATGAATTAATTCTGGACAACTTACTAGTAATTTACTGTTATACAGATCAACTTGCTAGTAACAGTTGTTGAGATATACTACCATTACTATGGTATTTACTACAAGTATTTACAGACTTGATGTAGTGTAGCTACCATTAATATGGTACATgcatatactacatgtatttacagtgtTGATGTGGTGTATTACCATTGTTGTGGTATTTACTACAAGTATTTACAGACTTGATGTAGTGTAGCTACCATTAATATGGTACATgcatatactacatgtatttacagtgtTGATGTGGTGTATTACCATTGTTGTGGTATTTACTACATATATTTACAGTGTTGATGTGGTGTATTACCATTGTTGTGGTATTTACTATATCTCTAGTTATGGTGTTGATGTGGTGTATTACCATTGTTGTGGTATTTACTTTATCTCTATTTACGGTGTTGATGTGGTGTATTACCATTGTTGTGGTTTTTACTTTATCTCTATTTACGGTGTTGATGTGGTGTATTACCATTTTTGTGGTGTATTACCATTGTTGTGGTATATACTGTTATACTCCACTGTGGCCTTGCTACAGGAGCGTCTGTGATGGGGCTGATCCTCGTTAATAAACTGCCAGAACTCTGCGCTCTTCTGACTGTGTACGTCACTGCGATCCATGGATGACAAAGGGTCCGCTTCATGGGCCTCATCCTGTGAACATAAAATGTCATCCAAATCCAGTTACAAAATTTAGAATAGACATTTGTTATACTTCATAATCCTTAGAAACATTCAGAATGACAACATGATTCAAACTTCTAGTAGTAACGTTTTCAGTATAGATGCTGGAACATATGATcaagacactttttaaaaaatcaaacttgagATGTATGGTACCGTTTTGTTTACGAATGTAATGCCGGTGTCCAAGTTGTTGTTGATCTGGTTGCCATGGATAAGTGGCTGTGAGGCTGCTGTGATCCACACTCCACACCCAGCATTCCCTGAATAAGAAGTTACATTTTGCTGTATTGGTATGGTATTGATATTAGCTAAGTTCCAATATTATcatattacaaattttaaagaaatatcactTAAGTCCAACCTGTGATGATGTTGTTTTCTATGCTGCCCCGCCCCTTTTCTCCGATCACGATTCCGTCGGACATTCCGTTACAGATGATGTTCTGTGTGACCACTGGGTCACCACCATGACGAATATCTACTCCTCCCCACTGATTCTCTCGAATTATGTTAtctatcaaaatatgaaaaccgTGTAAAAAAGTTATACACATAAATGGGTATACTGTATATgtagattcctatttaaaaGCTAGGAATTAAAATTCGTGTAAATTGCAAGAAGCGCAGCTCGCGAATTTAAAATctagcatttatttttttgacatatatatatgtaaacaacTTGATACTATAATTCgacattcgcgattttatggaAAACAGCTTAATTGCAGAATTAAGTgcactttaaaaataagaaatctatTACAGTAACTTTAATAGTACTTGTACTATTTTCAAGCTACATGACACAACTATGATACCAGTTTTTAGTGATAAGGAGACATTCCTACATGGTctcaataaattttgtttgtccCAATGTATTCAGTAAGTACTAACCACAGACATATCCCTTGCCACCTTCATTCACTGCAATGCCCGCAGCCTTCCCACTGAAAATCTGATTCTTGCTGCAATTAACAAAGCATGTGTATCAGTAACAAATGCCTACTGTCTAAGTATAATTTACTTATAACACCatgaaatctttatttttatgaatactaaAGCTAATGGCTAAATGTGCAAAATAATAGTAACATTTACATATACAATTCTGATACAGTTAATGATTTTATCACATCTATCAGTGCATGTAGAAATGCATATTTATGTACTCTGGTATCATGTTGAATTATGATGACTTCCATCACTAAAGATGCACAACTACTGGTATATTGATGGAGACTCTGTAATCTCATGTTTTTTATTATCAGTGGCTTAATTACTGGTATTTGAAGTTATCGTAATTAACCCAACATTTGGGTATTCCCTGCTTTTAGATGCATCAGTAGTTTATATAAATTCCTTAGGTACCTGACGGTGGGGTTTCCTCTGTACAGTATATAGAGCCCAGCCTCCTTGTTCTGGTAAATCTCATTGTTCCGGATCTGACCACGCCCACTCCCCAGGACAACAACACCAGATCTCTTCCCATGGTGAATACGGTTACTCTGGAAATATTTCACATATTAAGCaatatttaagtttcttttaatttaatattagttGCTGTAGGCTTgattaaatatatgtaatgtTTTTATGTACTGTATAATAATTTAGGTTTATGATCAACAAtatcatgtacatttgtattattGCAACAGAAAACTTACTATGACAAGAGGGTCAGCATTTTTCCGAATATCAATGCCAGCTTCACAATTGGAGTGAATATCATTtcctaaaatgaatatttaagaGAATTGGTTTGAGTTTAaatctttcattaaattttgataaggaaGCATTCACATAATTTACATAAATAGGGTCACCTACCTGCAACCAATCCGGAGGCAGCAAGCCTCATAAACACACCAGAGGTTCGACAATGGTGAATCTCATTCTTCAAAATGATAACCTACAGGGATGAAATTCAAGTTTTATAAATTTAGCAGCATTTCAATCCAAATCTCAATTAATTTGTAccatgatatatttgaataaaaatgtaatcTTCATCAACAAAACAATCACTTACCCTTGCATTTTGAATGCACCTGATTCCATAGCCCACACTGTTGATATCACAGTGGGAGATGATGGCATGTGCCTGTAGACTGACCATCACCCCACCCTTACACAGACTCATCCGACAGCGGTGGATCAGACAACCTCTGACCTCATCCGTCACCTTGTTAACCGCAGCATCTGCGGTGATTCGGATGTTCTCTGACTGGTTCTGGCTGCAGATGGATATGACATCTGCCCCGATACTTGCGGAGGATATCGAGCGTGGTTGCTGGTGTTGAGGGCATGTCAACATGATTACAGACTCCTCCTCATCGCTGAAGTCCGAGTCTGTGTCTGAGAGGATCAGTCCTCCCTCCTCACTGCTACTGCTGGATCCTATGTAGTTAAATAAACAGACTCAAAACATGCACCATATTTACTTGTATATACTGTATATGTAGCATTTAAAATTCACTGATCTTATTTATTTGTGTAAAGTAAATTTGCAATGTATGAAACAGATATATCATTGtcttttaaaataacaagaatatataccatatatccggtaatttttgcaatgatctaattttcgcttTTATCACAACGTCTTTTAAAtcacaaattattgaatatgcagaaattatattctgtatcattttctttgaaaaaccttttaaatctcaaaaaatgactgacgcaaattaaaaatgctacacaATTTcccaatttttgcaaaattttgtgacacgcgaaaAAAACCTGGATATATAGTAATACACTATAAAACTCAATACCTCTGGAGTCAAGAGATCCAGAGTGATAACTTCCAATACTGTCATTGCTGTCATCAAATATGTCACTTCCACTGGCTGTGGACACTGGACTGTGTGACCTTGAATTGCTGAAGGCCCTGCttggtgaccttgacctgataTCAATTCTGTCATGAGGGTGAGGATCTCCATCCTGTTCTTGCACAATGCCACTGTTTCCTGCTCCCCCCATTGCACCTGTTTCACTACTCTGGTTTACATTTTCAGCAGTCTCCTGATTGGTTTTCACTTGATCTGGAACTGAGAGTTTATCTTCTTCCAACAGCATACCTGAACACAGCGAGGTTTTGTCATTGTCCTCAATGTCTACCCTGATACTACCTCCTCCAACAGTGGAGCCATGGCTGACCTCCGAGGCAGTAAAGCTCCCATAATGACTGCTCCCTGCTACAGTTAGAGTGTTTTTACCTCCATAGCATGAAGGGTCACTTTGAGACAGGAATTCACAAGTCCTGGACCCCCCTGTGAGCTCGCCTGTGTGGGAGGAGAAACAGGAAGTCCGACCCTGTAGCTGGTCCAGGCTAAAGGTCTGTCTCCCACTAGATTTCCCGTGCACCTTGTTGGCACTCCTAGTTTGAAGGGAGGTATCCGTAAACTCGCTCTGCATAAAGGAAGAACTACAGTAGCTTTGTCTACGATTTGGATCATGAGAATACTCTGTTTTGGTATCACTAGATTTTTCCAGAAGCCATTTCTGTGTAACAGCAGTGGATGTGGAGAATGCGGACGGTGGAGCCATTTCATATCCTTTCTTGGGAGGTCTATTTAAGTGACTTACAGCAGCTATTTTCTCCATCATGTAGTTAAATGTCCAGTTCCTGTCTTCACGAGGAAACCCCTCCACAGTTATAGCTGCAGAGTCTGTTTTTGAAAACTCACAATTTTCTATGATGCTGGAGTTCAAATGTTGCAGTATCACTGTGGCATGGCGAAATGTACAGAATTTTATGTGACATGAACCAGGATTTTGGACATAAACCATTCCATCCTCAAAGATACAGTTATCAACTTGTAAATACCCAAGTCTGACctgtaattataatttttaccaaTGTCATTGTAAAGCTGTTCCACATGattaaagtaaaaattgatTAACATTTTCCTTAAAGACATATCTGTAtacatattattttcatacttttttagaaatgaaaactTTCTAATCTGAGCTGATTACCTTCAGAATAAAGTTTGTGAACCATGGAGCTCTGAATACCAGGTTACTGACTCTGCCTGTCAAGGCGATCTGCTCCACACACACCACTAAGATAATGCTGCCAAGCTCCCCAACACCAATAATCTCAAATGGAATTTTGGAGGACATTTCAAACTGCTCATCATAAATACCTGGGTAGATCTCAATTCTGTCATAGTCATTAGCCACTGCCAGCGCACTCTTAAGGGAAGTATGCTCCATACTCCTTCCAACTCGAATcacttttctttctttttttcgtTTTAAGACAAAGAGACAAGTAGCTGGATCGGGCTCGCGTAGGTTTCGGCCCCAGAACCTTACAGAGAGATATTGCTCTTTGAATGCTAGTCTCCATGAGGCAGGCTCTGAATCAGTGTTTATTGGCCAAACTGGATGCTTCCAGTCTGAGCATTGCAGATACAGCTCCCTCCATCTGATTAAAGTAATAAAAGTTtggataaaatttaataatatatgtGATATGCTTGTTTGGATCCATTCAGAATTCTAGTTTTTAATTTgctaaaacatattctgaaaatcCTCCTTATTTTTAAGTCTTTCAAGTGCTGAATTCttgagcattttaaaaacaaaattggcTTTGAAGAATGTTTCCACCTATAACCTTATAAATCTTAGGAGTAGAAGACTAAATTGAAAGATTTATTCTTTAAGTTCTATAACTAAGAAAATCACTGGTGATTTATTTGATGTGTCTCATATGAATTCCAAGCAGTATATATTGACGATGTGAAGAGCACTTACAGAAACTTCACTCACAAAATTACATGTTGATATTACAAGAGGTGATATTTATGTTAGATCTCtatgatattatttttgtatttcaaactcaaatatttttcatgtgaatttcatgtgaaaaaaaatagatgaattcatttttaattgcatgaatctcacatgaaaatttcaaatgaaattcaAGAAAATGTTCATATTACAACATGTGAAGCCTTCATAGCATTTAAATTCTAGTTCATATATCATGGAAATTTCATGTGAGGCATAACTGGCTCACTGGGTAATttacaggatgggagaaataatgatgaaCCAGACCAAAATTTAAACCTTGATCTCCTGAATCCCTGGTCAGGTGCTCTATCCactaagctacatgtatttggtgCCAGCATTCAAAATAGTCCGACCATCACATTCCTTCCCCCGTAAATCGGTACATagaattaccgaaatacccggGATTTACCAAAATACCCGGTGAAAACACCGAAATACCcttcaaaaacaccaaaatgcCCATTATTACGCCAAAAAGAGTTTAGGATGTTTAGGATTGTATATAGATAGTTATTGtatataaagttaattttttgaataaatcatCCGATTTTCATGGTTATTGATTAGAATGCAATTCTTCCAAGAAAAATAactctttcattaaatttagtttttaacgTGTTGATAAAAACCCAATGTAActaaatctttttattgatttatttcttgtaaataacaatgattaaatttattttaaataattcatttcaactGGACATAAGTGTTTTCATCTCATTATAAGTTAACAGGTTATTGCCCTATGACCAATTATCTTCTCACAATTCTTTTCATGCTTTCGCTAAAcatagattaaatacattttgaaaaaatataaaacaatttgatgCTCCTAATTAAAGATCTAACATTTTATGCTTTAATCTTAATCAATTCTGGGAATAAAAATTCACACCTCTATTCGAGTGAAAAGCAATTTATGCAAGAGTTATCATTCTTAACCCAATGTCTACACATGTTAAAAACCGTTATTTATGTCAAAATACTTACATTATCAACATGAATATTGGGGAAATACATTTTAACACTTAGATTCAAACTATGATGTTAAAAATCTGTGTTCAAATGAGgcattttggtgtttttgaagGGTATTTCAGTGTTTTCACCGGGCATTTCGGTAAATCCTGGGTATTTCGGTAAATCTAGTTACCCCCCGTAAATGATAACTTTGCCCTCAGTGATCATATTGGGCATTTCCCCCATGCAGGAGTTAAACTGACAGTTACAACAGTATACCAATTTAAAGGAGCTGGGAGAAATGATGGAGCACATTGCaatttgacaccccccccccccccctactctTGTCCGGTGCTTTACTAattgatctacatgtatcttgCACCGGTAGTCAACCGGTCTGATTGTCTTCGCTGAAATGAGAAGTGGATCAACAAAAGGATTTTGACAATACATACCCACAGAACGCTGCTACagaacaatttcattaatttgtcTTTCATGCTCaattatcattttacacaagAATCAGAATGGTTTACCTTGAACTGTCCAGACTAACCACTAGATCATTCCAGGTTTTACAAGTGCATGAACATCGACAAAGGTCTTCTGCGGAGAGGTAGGACAGAATTATCCTCCATATTTCCCATGGCAAACCTGTTTTATCACCTGGGAGAACCTTGCTGCCAATATCTGGCTTCACGCTAGGAATAGACATCCTCTGTTTTCAATTGTATTATCTCTACATTTAGATAGCATCATCCACCGGCCAAGAGATCGGTGGTAGACTGGCAAGGTGGTTTTTGTGCTGCATATTCGATTTCAGAATCAGAGGAATGTTTATAGTTTGCAAGGTGATAGAAAACTTCCGGCTGCCAATTAGGACTGAAATGTTTCGTGCGGAATTTTCCGGAAAGAATTAGGCAGTTGTGTTATTTGGTCGTTGAATCTACTGGTGTGGATATAATTACTTATTAATTGATCATAGTATATTAAGGATGACCTTTGTACCTTAAATCAAATTCTGTATGCATTAATggtttttattgtaaatatttacgcATTTTATAAAAAACGAATAATTTTGAGTATGAATTgatgcataaaaaatatttccgcCAGAGGGGGAATTCAACAGACGAAAAAGGTAGGACaactttatcaaattaaatcaatattttaagagtattatgatgttttttttaaccacATTTCACTGCTTAATACATATCTACTGTTAATTTAGTAATTCAACCTTAATTGGTGTAGTTTTCTTCGTTTAATATCTTAAACAAAACCTAAAACCCTGCACttaaaagcttttgtttacaaaacattaaACTGAATTCTAAAACACAATCAAAGCCAtcaaactgatttttttctcttcatgtttcatattttaatgaatatcctacataaataatttttaaatttctaacaTAATTCGCGTTTTTTTATTCAAACGAATGTTATTATCCTCTACAGATGTtgtaatttaaacaattaagGAATAAGCTGTAGGGGGCTTAAGTTAAATATTTGCTTGTTTTATTAATGTAGATCTTTTCAAGTATTTACCAGCTGTTTATAATCCTTTGTAAGTTTTATTGTATACAGCAACGAGCATATAAATATTACCATTTTGTTTGAACATTTGAAGTTATTATAGACTGAGCACCATACGTACTCCATGCacatatatgatttttatcaagACATGttcttaaaaagaaagaaatgacaaattcaatatatttatcttcttttgctatatttcattatttttagaaattgaagaaaaataactaacCTGGTTGAAATTCCAGGTTTTAAATTAATAGTTTTGAGATTCATTCAGTCTGTTATCTCTTGTCCTAGCTGTTCACTGTCACTCTCAGTCTCGTGATAAGGCCAAAGTAAAATAAGTGTTTCTTTGGAATAGCCTCCTGCCTTATTGAAATACTCCTCactaatgaaattttattagcaaaaaaTCAAGAActctttttattgtttctttttttgtttaaccTAGTTACAATTTCattcagatttttatttttaccaatttttaattAGTTGAACTTccaatttgaaaaataacaaaaaattccTTCTCTAACTTCTAGGTTTGGAAAACCCCAGATGGcaatttcaaacagtttttcAAGGATGGCCGCTAGAAGCAAACTAATTTAAAAAGAGATGATTTAGAAAACTTATTTTATCTCTTTAGCTAATGCATAAAATTAGGTACCGGTAATCAGTTATCACTTTTAGGTATGGTATATCTGcctttaaatatgattttattattaacaatcAACACATGCCCTTTATTAGTCCTACATTGTAGGCGTGACATGTATTATTTCCctcatttttttgtttcttgatttttttgtttttgattatattttaattgataGATAAGTTTGAAAATTCTGAATATGAATatggtaaaaaattatatttaaaactcACAATCTATCCTCATTaagaaaagtataaaaataagaGTTTAATGATAtgcatgaaaatattttgaaaaacatttgattttgagGAACTTTTATGAGcaagataaatacatgtatatatgaatttAAGTTGATGTattgctagtacatgtatttgatttgttgAACAATAGAaaagtttatatcaaaataattttttgaaatgagaatCAGGAAAACAGCTCAAACACTTTATagagaaataaaatgatatcagtAATAATGTCAAAATCAATATGCATTTCAGCATGATTTTGTATTCCATTTGTTTATGagaatttttctgtttttctgcTTAATGAAGTCTGTTATGTGGTATCCAAAGGCAGTATCAATAGTTCAGTTTCATAGACTATTGTGTTGCTGTTTTCTCTGTTTAGTTCTCAACAGACACAGTAGCACAGCTTGTAGATCAATTTATATGGATACAGAGATCAGGGGTTTACTGTTAGTTTGCTTAGGGACATGAGATGTTACAGTACAtgccaaaatgaaaaaaagaaacttgaAAAGATGACATGCaatacatttataatgtaaaCTCATGTTTcgatttttactttaaaaagaaactatGTATTGTTGATCACCATGCATGTATCATAGAAAAACTAATTGGATGCAATTTATATGCTAAACTCTGTCTTGTAAAACTTCACTATTTTGTGTAAATAGGTTACGAGAAAAAGTGTTACATAAAGAAGTGGGCTAATTGAAAGACAGAATTTTTATGACATTATGCATTCATTTTCGTTAACATTTAGCAGCAGTGGGACAAGTATATGAATAAGGCAGAGGGATTGACGCATTTAACTTGACGCATTAAGGGACTACTTTGGGTAACCCTTTATCTATGGTAATACTCTTAGGTAGTCCTTACATATTCCCCCAAGTCACTGATTATATCTGTTGCTTGTCATAACATTGGCTGCATTAGAATATTAATGACTGAATACATTGATTAACTCAATTATAGCTGTTGGATAAGGTTTTTTCAAAGTAGGTACGTATAtgtcatgtttttaaaacaaggaCTATAAAATCGTACAGGAATGTGACAATTTTTCTCTGCatttatgatatgaaaatattaatatataaatcagAATAAATGATTATATAGTGTAATTCATCATTCCAGGTATTTCCCACCCAACCCTGATTTCATGTTGagaatcaaaaataattttttttaaaaaagctgcAAGTTTTCTCCTTCCTTTGACAGATACTTACATTTGAGAGGCTGACCAAATCATGAGATTTACAACAGTATTTCAAGTGCTTCTTATGCATACATGTGTTCTGTGTACAAATTGTACCAGTTGGGAAACGACTTACTAATACAATCTAGCATAGAATTGTAGCATTGAAGAGTATATGACCTTTTTGCTAAGCCACTTGTAAAATTATTCTGAATATTGTTTGTGACTCTTAAGTGATTTCAGTGCATgtattttacataggattatccAGTAGTAACCTTCATATCAAATCAAATGTTTTTTGATGTAAGTGAGATAGGACTttgacattatttattgtattgtaatattttttccgCTACATTTCATCCCCAGTGCAGATTTAAGAATTACATCAACCTTTTTGTGATTAATCTTAGTAGTCGgaaatcaagtacatgtatgtacatgtagaatgaCTTGAACTaccaaatacatttttatttccttGTATTTATCATAAACCAAGAAAAATAGAAGAATGTGTCAGATACCATCTCGTGTTAATTGCCTTGTGCTACAATTTCA carries:
- the LOC128171167 gene encoding F-box only protein 10-like, with translation MSIPSVKPDIGSKVLPGDKTGLPWEIWRIILSYLSAEDLCRCSCTCKTWNDLVVSLDSSRWRELYLQCSDWKHPVWPINTDSEPASWRLAFKEQYLSVRFWGRNLREPDPATCLFVLKRKKERKVIRVGRSMEHTSLKSALAVANDYDRIEIYPGIYDEQFEMSSKIPFEIIGVGELGSIILVVCVEQIALTGRVSNLVFRAPWFTNFILKVRLGYLQVDNCIFEDGMVYVQNPGSCHIKFCTFRHATVILQHLNSSIIENCEFSKTDSAAITVEGFPREDRNWTFNYMMEKIAAVSHLNRPPKKGYEMAPPSAFSTSTAVTQKWLLEKSSDTKTEYSHDPNRRQSYCSSSFMQSEFTDTSLQTRSANKVHGKSSGRQTFSLDQLQGRTSCFSSHTGELTGGSRTCEFLSQSDPSCYGGKNTLTVAGSSHYGSFTASEVSHGSTVGGGSIRVDIEDNDKTSLCSGMLLEEDKLSVPDQVKTNQETAENVNQSSETGAMGGAGNSGIVQEQDGDPHPHDRIDIRSRSPSRAFSNSRSHSPVSTASGSDIFDDSNDSIGSYHSGSLDSRGSSSSSEEGGLILSDTDSDFSDEEESVIMLTCPQHQQPRSISSASIGADVISICSQNQSENIRITADAAVNKVTDEVRGCLIHRCRMSLCKGGVMVSLQAHAIISHCDINSVGYGIRCIQNARVIILKNEIHHCRTSGVFMRLAASGLVAGNDIHSNCEAGIDIRKNADPLVISNRIHHGKRSGVVVLGSGRGQIRNNEIYQNKEAGLYILYRGNPTVSKNQIFSGKAAGIAVNEGGKGYVCDNIIRENQWGGVDIRHGGDPVVTQNIICNGMSDGIVIGEKGRGSIENNIITGNAGCGVWITAASQPLIHGNQINNNLDTGITFVNKTDEAHEADPLSSMDRSDVHSQKSAEFWQFINEDQPHHRRSCSKATVEYNSIYHNNGRGIFLMFGDEVEVKCNAVHGNRGDGIHIDQEFPVLVKDNSVTCNAGNGLITSDVGEVIVEGNGIFDNRDHGLFVKNQVTVEENDIVGNQRSALQLERNPQVMVRQNRLQSPSERTITVISVHEGAISSNQVYSVNADPILKTTDSKCQMDDNKIIHIDSLSKSSNENGGKVSKDLWMLKDPPARPHIEAPPTVPTLPANQVTSITRVTVPSVHNCDEGSKLCIIL